In one Nicotiana sylvestris chromosome 8, ASM39365v2, whole genome shotgun sequence genomic region, the following are encoded:
- the LOC138875152 gene encoding uncharacterized protein — MRDHIIREDYQLWDIVTNAPLATTKKNVEGVDVPKTRADCNAEDLKKWEKNAKAKKWLVCGLGPDEYRRIQSYTTAKEIWDTFQVAHEGTPQVKRVIIEEDKVEKILTKVLLVTWESKITVIQKSKNIATLKLDELIGNLTAYELRRQTNKMDAPKKEKSLAFRITEGADLEENGMTMITKDFKKYLMKGKGLSRSGSYNKPRVPEKQTNEGYYKCGKTEQYIKNCP, encoded by the exons ATGAGAGATCATATCATTAGAGAAGACTATCAGCTCTGGGACATTGTCACTAATGCTCCTCTGGCTACCACGAAAAAGAATGttgaaggagtagatgtgccaaaaacaagagctgactgcaatgctgaggacttgaagaaatgggaaaagaatgctaaagcgaagaaatggcttgtgtgtggacttggcCCAGACGAGTATCGTAGAATTCAAAGCTATACTACTGCTAAGGAAATTTGGGACACATttcaagtggctcatgaaggaacacctcaagtgaagag ggttattattgaagaagacaaggttgagaaaattttgacaaaggttttGCTTgttacttgggaaagcaaaatcactgttattcagaaatcaaagaatattgccactcttaagttggatgagctaattggaaatctcactgcctatgaacttagaaggcaaaccaataagatggatgcacccaagaaggaaaagaGCCTGGCATTCAGAATCACTGAAGGTGCTGATCTAGAGGAGAATGGAATGACCATGATCACAAaagacttcaagaagtacctaatgaaAGGAAAGGGGCTttcaagaagtggaagctacaacaaaccaagggttcctGAAAAACAAACCAATGAGGGGTATTACAAGTGTGGGAAGACTGAACAATACATCAAAAACTGCCCttaa